Genomic segment of Bacteroidota bacterium:
GTTTATGCAATTCCAGATTTTCAGCTATATCCTAATGTTGTCCCAACTTATTTCGGTAATTCAATGTATTGGGCTTCTGCAAGTGAAATTTTTCTAAATGCAGATTTTAATTTTGCTGATATTCAAATGAATAGCTATAATACAACCCTTATGGGACCAGGTTCGATAACAGGCATGCTTTATTTCAATAATACAAAAGCAAGTTCCGAAAAGTATATAAGAAAACTAACAGAAAGCGTTGAAGATATTTCAATTTTGCTTATGAACACAAATGATGAATTACTTTTTCATATTACTACCGATGCTTCTGGACATTTCCTATTCAATAATCTACCGTATGGTACATATAAGCTCTACGTTGAGCTAACCGGATACGAAACATTTCCAGGAATATTCACTATTAATGAAGAAAGCTTCACAATAGAAGATATCGAAATTATAATTAATGGAAATTCAATAACATTCACAACCGGAATTGAAGAAAATAATCTGAACACTTTTGGAGAAATTAATTTATATCCAAACCCTGTAAAAGATATTTTGAATGTAACATTCACCTCAAACCTTCAAACAGATATGCAAATGAACATTTTTAATGCAATCGGACAAAGTGTATATTCAAAGCAAATTTACAAGAAATCGAAAACCGAAAACTATCAAGTTGATGTAAGCAATTGGAATGATGGCGTATATTTTATTCGATTATCCGATGAAAAAGAAAATACAAATCTGAAAAGATTTATCAAATAGTTTAGAATTTTAGAGTAGGAAAAAGGCTGGCATTTTGCCGGTCTTTTTTCATTTAGTTTAATTATTCTTGCCAAAACTAGCCCAGCAGATTTAAGTATCTTTTTTTTGGCAGTTAAGAAATTATTATTTTCTTTGCACGAAATAAGTGGAAAGATTTGATTGATTGCAACCACAGGAAAAAAATGCTAAAGCAATGACTCCTATCAATCAGTCAATATTTCCCGTTAATGTTAATTTAAATTTTATTAAAATGGGATATTTATTTACGTCAGAATCAGTATCGGAAGGACACCCTGATAAAATTTCAGACCAAATTTCAGATGCATTATTAGATGAGTTTTTAAAACAAGATCCGGAATCGAAGGTAGCTTGCGAAACATTAGTAACTACAGGTTTAGTGGTTTGTAGTGGCGAGGTCAAAACCAATGCCTGGGTAGATGTACAAAATACAGTACGAAAAGTAATTCAAGAAATTGGCTACAACAATGCCGATTATCAGTTTGAAGCAAAATCTTGCGGTGTTATGTCCACAATTCATGGCCAATCGCCAGATATAAATCAAGGTGTGAGCGAAGGTAAAGGTTTGTTTAAAGAACAAGGTGCCGGCGATCAGGGTATGATGTTCGGCTATGCCACCAAAGAAATGGACAACTTGATGCCTATGCCAATTGAACTTGCTCATATTTTTCTGCAAGAACTCGCCGAAATTCGCCGTGAAGGGAAAAAAATGAAATATTTGCGACCTGATTCAAAATCGCAGGTTACTGTAGAATATACCGACAATCATAAACCAACGCGAATTGACACTATCGTAATTTCTACATCGCACGACGATTTTGCAGAAGAAGAAGAAATGCTTAACAAAATTCGTGAAGATGTTATCAAAATTTTGATTCCAAGAGTAAAAAGAACATTGCCAAGAAGAATTAGCAATCTTTTTAACAAAGAATTTAAATTATTTGTTAATCCAACCGGCAAATTCGTTATTGGCGGACCACATGGCGACACAGGATTAACCGGCAGAAAAATTATTGTGGACACTTACGGAGGAAAGGGTGCTCATGGCGGAGGAGCCTTTTCGGGAAAAGATTCATCGAAAGTTGACCGTTCGGCTGCATATGCAACTCGACATATTGCAAAAAACATGGTTGCAGCAGGTGTTGCCGATCAAGTGTTGGTGCAGGTTGCATACGCAATTGGCGTTGCAGAACCTGTTGGTTTATACATCAATACCTACGGAACTTGCAAAGTTAAAGACGAAAATGGCAAAAAACTAAAAGACGGTATTATTGCCGAAAAAGTCAACAAAATTTTTGATATGAAGCCTAGTGCAATTATTGACAGATTTGGACTTAAAAACCCAATCTTCTTAAAAACTGCAACATATGGACATTTCGGAAGAGATATAAAAAATGAAGAAGTGGAATTTAATTCAAATGGCAAAAGTTTTAAAAAAGAAGTGGAATTTTTTGCTTGGGAAAAATTAGATTATATCGAAAAAATCAAAAAAGAATTTGGAATTTAGATTTTAAACTTCGAATTAATCTCACAATAAAGGACACCAAAATTTGCTGTCCTTTTTTTTATCTTAAAACTATTTAAAAAATGAAACTAATATTTGCAACCAATAATCAACATAAACTACAAGAGGTGAAAAAAGCCATAGGTTCAGAATTTGAAATAATAAGTCTGAAAGAACTTAATTTTTTCGATGAAATTCCTGAAACCCATGAAACAATTGAAGAAAATGCAAGAGAAAAATCTTTTTTCATTTACAATAAATTTAAAACAAATTGTTTTGCCGATGATACCGGTTTAGAAATTGAGGCACTTAACGGAAATCCTGGAGTATATTCGGCAAGATATGCCGGAGAAAATTGCACCTTCGATGATAATATGAACAAAGTTCTAAAAGAACTATCTGGAATAAAAAACCGTAATGCTTTTTTCAAAACAGTTGTTTCTCTAATAATTGATGGAAATGAAGTTCAGTTCCTCGGACTTGTAAAAGGCAAAATTCTTGAACATAAAACCGGTAAATCAGGCTTTGGATATGATCCAATTTTTCAACCGGATGGTTTTGCCATGTCTTTTGCAGAAATGCCCCTCAAACAAAAAAATCAAATTAGCCACAGAGGTTTGGCTGTTAAAAAACTTCCTGACTATCTAAAGAATTTCCAACTTCCTGTTTAAACTTACTCCAAAATAACAGAAATTCGCTTCTTCCCGTCCATCATAAACTTCAT
This window contains:
- a CDS encoding methionine adenosyltransferase, which gives rise to MGYLFTSESVSEGHPDKISDQISDALLDEFLKQDPESKVACETLVTTGLVVCSGEVKTNAWVDVQNTVRKVIQEIGYNNADYQFEAKSCGVMSTIHGQSPDINQGVSEGKGLFKEQGAGDQGMMFGYATKEMDNLMPMPIELAHIFLQELAEIRREGKKMKYLRPDSKSQVTVEYTDNHKPTRIDTIVISTSHDDFAEEEEMLNKIREDVIKILIPRVKRTLPRRISNLFNKEFKLFVNPTGKFVIGGPHGDTGLTGRKIIVDTYGGKGAHGGGAFSGKDSSKVDRSAAYATRHIAKNMVAAGVADQVLVQVAYAIGVAEPVGLYINTYGTCKVKDENGKKLKDGIIAEKVNKIFDMKPSAIIDRFGLKNPIFLKTATYGHFGRDIKNEEVEFNSNGKSFKKEVEFFAWEKLDYIEKIKKEFGI
- a CDS encoding non-canonical purine NTP diphosphatase: MKLIFATNNQHKLQEVKKAIGSEFEIISLKELNFFDEIPETHETIEENAREKSFFIYNKFKTNCFADDTGLEIEALNGNPGVYSARYAGENCTFDDNMNKVLKELSGIKNRNAFFKTVVSLIIDGNEVQFLGLVKGKILEHKTGKSGFGYDPIFQPDGFAMSFAEMPLKQKNQISHRGLAVKKLPDYLKNFQLPV